In the Streptobacillus moniliformis DSM 12112 genome, one interval contains:
- a CDS encoding deoxycytidylate deaminase, producing MKRTTFLSWDEYFMGIAFLSANRSKDPVTQVGACIVKDSKIVGIGYNGFPIGSSDDEVPWEKDGDFLNTKYAYVVHAELNAILNSNRDLKGSTIYVTHFPCNECAKSIIQTGISKVIFFSDKHKDKDSSIASKRMLSNAGIEIVKLELEIDELIIKFKD from the coding sequence ATGAAAAGAACAACATTTCTATCTTGGGATGAATATTTTATGGGAATAGCATTCTTATCTGCAAATAGAAGTAAAGATCCAGTTACACAAGTAGGAGCTTGTATAGTAAAGGATAGTAAAATTGTTGGAATTGGATACAATGGTTTTCCTATAGGTTCTAGTGATGATGAAGTTCCTTGGGAAAAAGATGGAGATTTTTTAAATACAAAATATGCATATGTAGTACATGCAGAATTAAATGCTATTTTAAATAGTAATAGAGATTTAAAAGGTTCTACTATATATGTAACACATTTTCCATGTAATGAATGTGCAAAAAGTATAATACAAACAGGAATCTCAAAAGTTATATTTTTTTCAGATAAACACAAAGATAAAGATAGTTCTATTGCTTCAAAAAGAATGCTAAGTAATGCTGGAATAGAGATAGTTAAATTGGAATTAGAAATAGATGAGTTAATAATTAAATTTAAGGATTAA
- the xseA gene encoding exodeoxyribonuclease VII large subunit → MDKNLTVSEIVNLVDRFIKTSEMKKVSIEGEISNITYHKTGHLYFTLKDSNSQIKCTAFGYLYKNIPRDLKEGDKIKIVADISFYKPRCELTFNVEILEKMNKIGYLYEKLEELKKEYLEKGYFDSNKKKKIPMIVKRLGVITAETGAAIRDIVNTTHSRDKYVDIFLYPVKVQGIGAKEEIVEAIKYFNDNKDKYNLDALIVGRGGGSIEDLWAFNEREVIEAIYSSDIFVVSAVGHETDTLLSDYVADLRASTPTQAAEKIIKRYDDTLYFLNSFEDKASKILENKYKSLKKELENLNNSYIIRNIGDRINEKRILISELETKAEKAMNLKINKEKNNIEVFKSKLNINNLTTKVNSLNILLQSQSDKISKIIENKIEKKKLELENIKLSVSKHSNEDILKKGYTITTYKGNIIKRSIDISSGNTIKTTFYDGYIESKVK, encoded by the coding sequence ATGGATAAAAATTTAACTGTTTCTGAAATTGTAAATTTAGTTGATAGATTTATTAAAACCAGTGAAATGAAAAAGGTTTCTATAGAAGGAGAAATCTCTAATATTACTTATCATAAAACAGGGCATCTTTACTTTACTCTTAAAGATAGTAATTCACAAATTAAATGTACTGCTTTTGGATATCTATATAAAAATATACCAAGAGATTTAAAAGAAGGAGATAAAATAAAAATAGTTGCAGATATCTCTTTTTACAAGCCACGTTGTGAATTAACTTTTAATGTAGAAATTTTAGAAAAAATGAATAAAATAGGATATCTATATGAAAAACTTGAAGAATTAAAAAAAGAATATCTTGAAAAAGGATATTTTGATAGTAATAAGAAGAAAAAAATTCCTATGATAGTTAAAAGACTTGGAGTAATAACAGCAGAAACTGGAGCAGCTATTAGAGATATAGTTAATACTACACATAGTAGAGATAAATATGTAGATATTTTTCTTTATCCTGTTAAGGTTCAAGGAATTGGTGCAAAAGAAGAAATAGTTGAAGCAATAAAATATTTTAATGATAATAAAGATAAATATAATTTAGATGCATTAATAGTGGGTCGTGGTGGAGGAAGTATAGAGGACTTATGGGCTTTTAATGAAAGAGAAGTAATAGAGGCAATATATTCTTCTGATATTTTTGTAGTATCAGCAGTTGGACATGAAACAGATACATTACTTTCAGATTATGTTGCGGATTTAAGGGCATCAACACCTACACAAGCTGCTGAAAAGATTATAAAAAGATATGATGACACTTTATATTTCTTAAATTCTTTTGAAGATAAGGCTAGTAAAATTTTAGAAAATAAGTATAAAAGTTTGAAAAAAGAATTAGAAAATCTAAATAATTCATATATTATAAGAAACATTGGAGATAGAATTAATGAAAAAAGAATATTAATATCTGAATTAGAAACAAAAGCAGAAAAAGCAATGAATTTAAAAATAAATAAAGAAAAAAATAATATAGAAGTATTTAAATCTAAATTAAATATTAATAATTTAACTACAAAAGTTAATAGTCTTAATATATTATTGCAATCTCAAAGTGATAAAATATCAAAAATAATAGAAAATAAGATTGAAAAGAAAAAACTTGAATTAGAAAATATTAAATTATCTGTTTCTAAACATTCAAATGAAGATATTTTAAAAAAAGGATACACTATTACTACATATAAGGGTAATATAATAAAAAGAAGCATAGATATTAGTAGTGGTAATACTATAAAAACAACTTTCTATGATGGATATATAGAAAGTAAAGTCAAATAG
- a CDS encoding Spx/MgsR family RNA polymerase-binding regulatory protein produces the protein MKYIHYPKCTTCQKVLKHLEKKGHVLEKRHIVEEKLTKDELKEIHEKSGLDIKKLFNTSGILYKEMKLKDKLDTMSLDEKLELLSTNGMLVKRPILICEDKVIIGYKKEDYDNI, from the coding sequence ATGAAATATATACATTATCCTAAATGTACAACTTGTCAAAAAGTACTTAAACATTTAGAAAAAAAAGGACATGTTTTAGAAAAAAGGCATATAGTTGAAGAAAAATTAACTAAGGATGAATTAAAAGAAATTCATGAAAAATCAGGATTAGATATAAAAAAGTTATTTAATACAAGTGGTATATTATACAAAGAAATGAAATTAAAAGATAAATTAGATACTATGAGTTTAGATGAGAAATTAGAACTATTATCAACTAATGGTATGTTAGTTAAAAGACCTATACTAATTTGTGAAGATAAGGTAATAATTGGGTATAAAAAAGAAGATTACGATAATATTTAG
- the uvrB gene encoding excinuclease ABC subunit UvrB: MEFKLHSDYKPTGDQPEAIKKVVENIKNGISDQILLGVTGSGKTFTIANIIKELNRPALIMAPNKILAAQLYNEYKQFFPENAVEYFVSYYDYYQPEAYIQSTDTYIEKDSAINEEIDKLTHAATAALLNRKDVIVIASVSAIYGLGSPNSYADRSLYVDIALSGIGRKELIKSLLSLRYERNDAILERAKFRVKGDVIDVYPIYQDIVYRFEFFDEELESISELHTLTYKKIRDIKRLNLMPATHYLSEVDTNVLVDNIREEMNERIKYFEDRLQLVEAQRIKQRTEYDIEMIREIGYCKGMENYSRYLTGKKSGEAPYTLLDYFPESPIVFLDESHIMVPQIGGMSNGDRSRKEMLVNHGFRLPSALDNRPLRHEEFFNKVEQVVYVSATPSDYEINESNGEIVELLVRPTGIVEPSIEIRPTKNQVDNLMDDIKERVSRGERILVTTLTKKMAEELTEYYLDYGIKVKYMHSEISTIDRVEIVKGLRNGEFDVLVGINLLREGLDLPEVSLVAILEADKEGFLRSRRSLIQTMGRAARNVNGHVILYADKITKSMKEAIDEVERRRDVQERYNMENNIVPQNVKAHLTESLLEYTDEVEDKKENKVTFKSIKELEKEIKKVEAEMKKFAENYQYEEAIDRRNKLNELKKVLLEVM; the protein is encoded by the coding sequence ATGGAATTTAAATTACATTCAGATTATAAGCCTACAGGGGATCAACCAGAAGCAATTAAAAAAGTAGTTGAAAATATTAAAAATGGAATTAGTGATCAAATTTTATTAGGTGTTACAGGTAGTGGTAAAACATTTACTATTGCTAATATAATTAAGGAACTTAATAGACCAGCATTAATAATGGCACCTAATAAAATATTAGCAGCTCAGCTATATAATGAGTATAAGCAATTTTTTCCTGAAAATGCTGTAGAATATTTTGTTTCATATTATGATTATTATCAACCTGAAGCATATATACAATCTACAGATACATATATAGAAAAAGATTCTGCGATTAATGAAGAAATAGATAAATTAACACATGCTGCAACGGCAGCATTGTTAAATAGAAAAGATGTTATTGTTATTGCTTCTGTTTCAGCTATTTATGGATTAGGATCACCAAATTCATATGCAGATAGGAGCTTGTATGTAGATATAGCATTAAGTGGCATAGGAAGAAAAGAATTAATTAAATCCTTATTATCACTTAGATATGAAAGAAATGACGCTATTCTTGAAAGAGCTAAATTTAGAGTAAAAGGTGATGTAATTGATGTATACCCTATATATCAAGATATAGTATATAGATTTGAATTTTTTGATGAAGAATTAGAAAGTATTTCTGAATTACATACTTTAACATATAAGAAGATAAGGGATATTAAAAGATTAAATCTTATGCCTGCTACTCATTATTTATCTGAAGTAGATACTAATGTTTTGGTTGATAATATAAGAGAAGAGATGAATGAAAGAATAAAATATTTTGAAGATAGATTGCAGTTGGTTGAAGCCCAGAGAATAAAACAAAGAACAGAATATGATATAGAAATGATAAGGGAAATAGGATATTGTAAAGGTATGGAAAATTATTCAAGATATCTTACAGGGAAAAAATCAGGTGAAGCTCCTTATACTTTACTTGACTATTTCCCAGAATCTCCTATAGTATTTTTAGATGAATCACATATTATGGTTCCACAAATAGGTGGAATGTCTAATGGTGATAGAAGTAGAAAAGAAATGTTAGTTAATCATGGATTTAGATTACCAAGTGCCTTAGATAATAGACCTCTTAGACATGAGGAATTTTTTAATAAGGTAGAACAGGTTGTATATGTATCAGCAACTCCAAGTGATTATGAAATAAATGAATCAAATGGAGAAATAGTAGAATTACTAGTTAGACCTACAGGTATAGTAGAGCCAAGTATAGAAATAAGACCTACTAAAAATCAAGTAGATAATTTAATGGATGATATCAAAGAAAGGGTGTCAAGGGGAGAGAGAATTTTAGTTACAACACTTACTAAAAAAATGGCAGAAGAATTAACAGAATATTACCTAGATTATGGAATTAAAGTTAAATATATGCACTCTGAAATATCTACTATAGATAGAGTAGAAATAGTTAAAGGTCTAAGAAATGGTGAATTTGATGTTCTTGTTGGAATTAATTTATTAAGAGAAGGACTTGATTTACCAGAAGTTTCATTAGTGGCAATACTTGAGGCAGATAAAGAAGGATTTTTAAGATCAAGAAGATCCTTAATACAAACTATGGGTAGAGCTGCAAGAAATGTAAATGGACATGTAATATTGTATGCAGATAAAATAACTAAATCTATGAAAGAAGCAATAGATGAGGTTGAAAGAAGACGTGATGTTCAGGAAAGATATAATATGGAAAATAATATAGTTCCACAAAATGTTAAGGCACATTTAACTGAATCATTGCTTGAATATACTGATGAAGTAGAAGATAAAAAAGAAAATAAAGTAACATTTAAATCTATAAAAGAATTAGAAAAAGAAATAAAGAAAGTTGAAGCAGAAATGAAAAAATTTGCTGAAAACTATCAATATGAAGAAGCTATAGATAGAAGAAATAAACTTAATGAATTAAAGAAAGTATTATTGGAGGTTATGTAA
- a CDS encoding glycoside hydrolase family 10 protein — protein MKKIIASLAFLGFLISCSSVVEQTDLYKDYKPKYKLGDGQNEEIKITSKTTNKEILSNEKLTEQIFKRENRKINKNLKGVWAATVVNLDFPKTTSMEEQKREIDEMMENIKKWGLNAVFFHVRPAADALYNSEFEPWSIYLTGTQNRHPGYDPLEYAIKAAHKRGIELHAWINPYRAAMNTDLNKLSDKSIVKRKPEWIFEYDGKFYMNPGNPEVVNYVSKAIEEIVEKYDIDGLHLDDYFYPYPSATLKLGDNVDQKEFEKYGSEYNSRGDWRRDNVNNMIKNLSVSVHKIKPNLSFGVSPFGIWRNYETDARGSKTKGLQSYDSLYADSLKWMKEGWVDYIAPQIYWNIGFEKADYEELVKWWAEKSKETNTPLYVGHGVYKYIEPKPWKDSKELEKQLKLNEKYDAVKGSIFFRYGTLLENPSNILDQIEDNLK, from the coding sequence ATGAAAAAAATAATAGCTAGTTTAGCTTTTTTAGGATTTTTAATATCTTGTTCATCGGTGGTAGAACAAACAGATTTATATAAGGATTATAAACCTAAATATAAATTAGGTGATGGTCAAAATGAAGAAATAAAAATAACTTCTAAAACTACAAATAAAGAGATTTTAAGTAATGAAAAATTAACAGAGCAAATTTTCAAAAGAGAAAATAGAAAAATTAATAAAAATCTTAAAGGTGTTTGGGCAGCAACTGTAGTTAATCTTGATTTCCCAAAAACTACATCTATGGAAGAACAAAAAAGAGAAATAGATGAAATGATGGAAAATATTAAAAAATGGGGATTAAATGCAGTATTTTTCCATGTAAGACCAGCAGCAGATGCTCTATATAATTCTGAATTTGAACCTTGGTCTATTTATCTAACTGGAACTCAAAATAGACATCCAGGATATGATCCATTAGAATATGCAATAAAAGCAGCACATAAAAGAGGTATAGAATTACATGCATGGATAAATCCATACAGAGCAGCTATGAATACTGATTTAAATAAATTATCAGATAAAAGTATAGTTAAGAGAAAACCAGAATGGATATTTGAATATGATGGTAAATTCTATATGAATCCAGGTAATCCAGAAGTTGTTAATTATGTTTCAAAAGCTATAGAAGAAATAGTTGAAAAATATGATATAGATGGTCTTCATTTAGATGATTACTTCTATCCATATCCATCAGCAACATTAAAACTTGGTGATAATGTAGATCAAAAAGAATTTGAAAAATATGGTTCAGAATACAATAGTAGAGGCGATTGGAGACGTGATAATGTTAATAATATGATTAAAAACTTATCAGTTTCAGTACATAAGATTAAACCTAATTTATCATTTGGTGTAAGTCCATTTGGAATATGGAGAAATTATGAAACAGATGCTAGAGGATCTAAAACTAAGGGATTACAAAGTTATGATTCATTATATGCAGATAGTTTAAAATGGATGAAAGAAGGATGGGTAGATTATATAGCACCTCAAATATACTGGAATATTGGATTTGAAAAAGCAGATTATGAAGAATTAGTTAAATGGTGGGCAGAAAAATCAAAAGAAACAAACACCCCTTTATATGTTGGACATGGAGTATACAAATATATAGAACCAAAACCATGGAAAGATTCAAAGGAGCTTGAAAAACAACTTAAATTAAATGAAAAATATGATGCAGTTAAAGGATCTATATTCTTTAGATATGGAACTTTACTTGAAAATCCTTCAAATATTTTAGATCAAATAGAGGATAATTTAAAATAA
- a CDS encoding O-methyltransferase — translation MIINFENSSNFARKLYKFNEKQEKIEKIALENKIPIITREVLRYMIFLAENINAKNILEIGTATGFSGIFLAEVCKKNNGKLTTIEIEKDRYLKANENFEEFGLSTYINSIHDDAMNVLPNIKEEFDFIFIDAAKSKYEDLYNYSYKLLRKGGIIFIDNIMFRGYVAEDEIPKRYKTLVRNLKEFINHLNDRYNFTLLPFGDGVGIVIK, via the coding sequence ATGATAATAAATTTTGAAAATTCTAGTAATTTTGCTAGAAAATTATATAAATTTAATGAAAAACAAGAAAAAATTGAAAAAATAGCACTAGAAAATAAGATACCAATAATTACTAGAGAGGTTTTAAGATACATGATATTTTTAGCAGAAAATATTAATGCTAAAAATATTTTGGAGATTGGAACTGCAACTGGTTTTTCAGGTATTTTTTTGGCAGAAGTATGTAAAAAAAATAATGGTAAATTAACAACTATAGAAATAGAAAAAGATAGGTATTTAAAAGCAAATGAAAATTTTGAAGAATTTGGATTATCTACCTATATAAATAGTATACATGATGATGCTATGAATGTATTACCTAATATTAAGGAGGAATTTGATTTCATATTCATAGATGCTGCAAAAAGTAAATATGAAGATTTGTATAACTATTCATATAAATTATTAAGAAAAGGTGGAATTATCTTTATTGATAATATTATGTTTAGAGGATATGTTGCAGAAGATGAGATTCCTAAGAGATATAAGACATTGGTAAGAAATTTAAAAGAGTTTATTAATCATTTAAATGATAGATATAATTTTACATTATTGCCTTTTGGTGATGGTGTTGGTATAGTTATAAAATAA
- a CDS encoding ATP-binding cassette domain-containing protein encodes MNLIKLNNVNKNYENIAALKDINLEIKKGTLLAIVGESGSGKSTLGKIISKIIKISSGNLEIHGKVSMIYQEYTSSLNPKFSILDVLEEVYIIKKEKVDKDKINEILEFVSLNHIDLKKNISILSGGEKQRLVIARAILFNPDIYIFDEAVSSLDIHLQLQIIEIVRRLNEVYDKTILFITHNVELLKYITEDILVLKNGEIVERGNILKESKTAYTKKLLNIWKY; translated from the coding sequence ATGAATTTAATTAAACTTAATAATGTAAATAAAAATTATGAAAATATTGCTGCACTAAAGGATATTAATTTAGAAATAAAAAAGGGAACACTTTTAGCTATAGTTGGAGAAAGTGGGAGTGGTAAGAGTACTTTAGGTAAGATAATATCTAAAATTATTAAAATAAGTAGTGGTAATTTAGAAATACATGGTAAAGTATCTATGATATATCAAGAATACACATCATCACTTAATCCCAAGTTTTCTATTTTAGATGTACTTGAAGAAGTGTATATAATAAAGAAGGAAAAAGTAGATAAAGATAAAATAAATGAAATACTTGAATTTGTATCTTTAAATCATATTGATTTAAAAAAAAATATCAGTATATTATCAGGAGGAGAAAAACAAAGACTTGTTATTGCAAGAGCTATTTTATTTAATCCTGATATATATATATTTGATGAGGCTGTATCATCTCTTGATATACACTTACAATTACAGATTATAGAAATAGTAAGAAGATTAAATGAAGTCTATGATAAAACCATATTATTTATAACTCATAATGTAGAATTATTAAAATATATTACAGAAGACATTTTAGTTTTAAAAAATGGGGAAATTGTAGAAAGAGGTAATATATTAAAAGAAAGTAAAACAGCCTACACTAAAAAATTATTAAATATATGGAAATATTAG
- a CDS encoding ATP-binding cassette domain-containing protein, with protein MKMIEIKNLSISAPEKNIINNISFDINSNEILALIGSSGSGKSQIARAIKGISKLKLNGTINYGNISNIEIGYIFQDFAECLNPVLKIKEQIIEASIYHKKLSKKDAIIKAKKVLKDLNLDENVLEKYPFELSGGQKQRIVIGICLMMEPKLLICDEITTGLDNINEYEILELVSNLNISVLLITHNINAVRKFSDRIIFVNNKEIIKVKTVEDLKKYSNIEYINAMNRMLEDEFN; from the coding sequence ATGAAAATGATAGAAATTAAAAATCTAAGTATATCAGCACCTGAAAAAAATATTATTAATAATATTAGTTTTGATATAAATAGTAATGAGATATTAGCGTTAATTGGTAGTTCTGGAAGTGGAAAAAGTCAGATTGCTAGAGCTATTAAGGGTATATCTAAATTAAAATTAAATGGAACAATCAATTATGGGAATATTAGTAATATAGAAATAGGATATATTTTTCAAGATTTTGCAGAATGTTTAAATCCTGTATTAAAAATTAAAGAACAAATAATAGAAGCTTCTATTTACCATAAAAAATTAAGTAAAAAAGATGCGATAATAAAGGCTAAAAAAGTACTAAAAGATTTAAATTTAGATGAAAATGTATTAGAAAAATATCCTTTTGAATTAAGTGGTGGTCAGAAACAAAGAATAGTTATAGGAATATGTTTAATGATGGAACCTAAGCTTTTAATATGTGATGAAATAACTACAGGACTTGATAATATTAATGAATATGAAATATTAGAGTTAGTATCTAATTTAAATATATCTGTTCTTTTGATTACACATAATATTAATGCAGTAAGAAAATTTAGTGATAGAATAATATTTGTAAATAATAAAGAAATTATTAAAGTAAAAACAGTTGAAGATTTGAAAAAATATTCAAATATAGAATATATTAATGCAATGAATAGGATGTTAGAAGATGAATTTAATTAA
- a CDS encoding ABC transporter permease — translation MNRKIKSIIFIFSLMIFVIFEKLFNKFNYSDQDLNSIELPIFKNNHILGTDYLGRDLLARLSESIYISLLLAIIVCIICLISGLIIGSVMGYYDKFIDKIFMMIIELLLSIPSIIIIIFILLIFGNSLTLLIFAISFTRSLRLSLLVRNEVKKVKLNNYVEVAKNMGATPFYLIRRHIIPNILPIVFVRLTLMIPGIIFTESYLSFMGVGIRNPRPSLGNLISSGFSRLLISPKQFLLASLILVTITLFFGGIYENDRN, via the coding sequence ATGAATAGAAAAATTAAGTCTATAATTTTTATATTTTCATTAATGATATTTGTTATTTTTGAAAAACTTTTTAATAAATTTAATTATAGTGATCAAGATTTAAATTCTATAGAATTACCTATTTTTAAAAATAATCATATTTTAGGAACAGATTATCTTGGAAGAGATTTACTTGCAAGATTATCTGAAAGTATATATATATCTTTGTTACTTGCAATTATAGTATGTATAATATGTTTAATATCTGGGTTAATTATAGGAAGTGTAATGGGATATTATGATAAATTTATTGATAAAATCTTTATGATGATAATAGAACTTTTACTTTCAATACCAAGTATTATTATAATAATATTTATACTATTAATATTTGGTAATAGTTTAACTTTATTGATTTTCGCTATAAGTTTTACTAGAAGTTTAAGACTTAGTCTACTTGTTAGAAATGAGGTAAAGAAAGTAAAATTAAATAATTATGTTGAGGTAGCTAAAAATATGGGAGCAACTCCTTTTTATCTAATAAGAAGACATATAATACCTAATATTTTACCTATAGTTTTTGTAAGATTGACATTAATGATACCAGGTATAATTTTTACTGAAAGTTATTTATCTTTCATGGGAGTAGGAATAAGAAATCCTAGACCATCACTTGGTAATTTAATATCATCTGGATTTTCAAGATTATTAATAAGCCCTAAGCAATTTCTTTTGGCAAGTTTAATTTTAGTTACTATCACTCTATTTTTCGGAGGTATATATGAAAATGATAGAAATTAA
- a CDS encoding ABC transporter permease — translation MLRKIFYKTFRGLIVILSVITLTFFMIHSLPNNLIDDELDETVKSQIIKIYDLDKPISEQYVKYIKKIASGDFGESIKYPNLRVVDVINNNFPTSLDLGLRVLFFSSFFALIFSLISINFKIMDKIFLKISSVLIASPGFVLAGLLQYYAVYIHKGLLGLPKLSIMGYYGRGEKILPVLTLVLFYLPIIFKLLRKKIKEEMNKNYVEFAISKGLSINYIVIKHILKNIAPSLLSSLMPYVISLITGSFIVETLFGVPGIGRYFTTSIIERDYPMIMGLTIFYTIILITLFNIMDILIIIFDKRLKVKDDE, via the coding sequence ATGTTAAGAAAAATTTTTTATAAAACATTCAGGGGATTAATAGTAATATTATCTGTTATAACTTTAACTTTTTTCATGATACATTCTCTTCCTAACAATCTTATAGATGATGAGTTAGATGAAACTGTTAAAAGTCAAATAATAAAAATATATGATTTAGATAAACCTATAAGTGAACAATATGTAAAATACATTAAAAAGATTGCTAGTGGAGATTTTGGTGAATCTATTAAATATCCTAATTTAAGAGTAGTAGATGTTATTAATAATAATTTTCCAACATCCCTTGATTTAGGATTACGTGTCTTATTTTTCTCTAGTTTTTTCGCTTTAATATTTTCACTTATATCCATAAATTTTAAAATTATGGATAAAATATTTTTGAAAATATCTAGTGTGTTAATAGCGAGTCCAGGATTTGTATTAGCAGGATTATTACAATATTATGCTGTTTATATACATAAGGGATTATTGGGTTTACCTAAATTAAGTATTATGGGTTATTATGGAAGAGGAGAAAAGATATTGCCTGTATTAACCTTAGTTCTATTTTACCTTCCTATAATATTTAAATTGTTAAGAAAGAAAATAAAAGAAGAAATGAATAAAAATTATGTAGAATTTGCAATAAGTAAGGGACTTAGCATAAACTATATTGTAATTAAACATATACTTAAAAATATTGCACCTTCACTATTATCTAGTTTAATGCCCTATGTTATTTCTCTAATAACAGGTTCATTTATAGTTGAAACTCTATTTGGTGTTCCAGGTATTGGTAGGTATTTTACTACATCTATAATAGAAAGAGATTATCCTATGATAATGGGGCTAACTATATTTTATACTATAATTCTTATTACTCTATTTAACATAATGGATATATTAATAATAATTTTTGATAAAAGATTGAAGGTGAAAGATGATGAATAG
- a CDS encoding cold-shock protein, with translation MLGKVKWFNEKKGFGFISGEDGKDYFLHFSKINKGGFKTVNEGEEVEFDIEDGEKGPQATNVVSK, from the coding sequence TTGTTAGGTAAAGTTAAATGGTTTAACGAAAAAAAAGGATTCGGGTTTATTTCTGGTGAAGATGGTAAAGATTATTTCTTACATTTTTCAAAAATAAATAAAGGTGGTTTCAAAACAGTTAACGAAGGAGAAGAAGTAGAATTCGATATCGAAGATGGAGAAAAAGGACCACAAGCAACAAACGTAGTTTCTAAATAA
- a CDS encoding pseudouridine synthase, with translation MINKYLVDKDHVNIRLDKFMRKYSKEESLSIIFSLIRKGFVKVNGKKSKENYRLLLNDEIFFPDAAKIVMDKKIEKEIIDIDLFKNMIVFEDEDVFIINKPNNMPMHKGDKHKFGLSETAKAYYNNPNVNFANRLDLETEGLVIGCKNLQILRKVNEEIRNKKIIKRYIAKVEQKKLQLDEEFFSDKKIKIFEDRVRVSKDGLEAKTYFKVIEVKDFKVLLDIELITGRKHQIRVHLSDIGHPIIGDSKYGNYQKKDRMYLKCYYIKFLNYEVKLARKFN, from the coding sequence ATGATAAATAAGTATTTGGTAGATAAAGACCATGTAAATATTAGACTTGATAAATTTATGAGGAAATATTCTAAAGAAGAAAGTCTTTCAATAATCTTTTCATTAATAAGAAAAGGCTTTGTAAAAGTAAATGGTAAAAAAAGTAAAGAAAACTATAGACTTTTATTAAATGATGAAATTTTTTTTCCAGATGCTGCTAAAATAGTGATGGATAAAAAAATCGAAAAAGAAATAATAGATATAGATTTATTTAAAAATATGATAGTATTTGAAGATGAGGATGTATTTATAATAAATAAACCCAATAATATGCCTATGCATAAGGGTGATAAACATAAATTTGGATTATCTGAAACTGCAAAGGCATATTATAATAACCCTAATGTAAATTTTGCAAATAGATTAGATTTGGAAACAGAAGGATTAGTTATAGGATGTAAAAATCTTCAGATACTTAGAAAAGTTAATGAAGAAATAAGGAATAAAAAAATAATAAAGAGATATATTGCTAAAGTGGAACAAAAAAAACTACAACTAGATGAAGAATTCTTTTCAGATAAAAAAATAAAAATATTTGAAGATAGAGTAAGAGTATCAAAAGATGGTTTAGAGGCTAAAACATATTTTAAGGTAATAGAAGTTAAAGATTTTAAAGTATTACTTGATATAGAGTTAATTACGGGTAGAAAACACCAAATTAGAGTACATTTAAGTGATATAGGGCATCCAATAATAGGAGATAGTAAATATGGAAATTATCAAAAAAAAGATAGAATGTATCTTAAATGTTACTATATTAAATTCCTGAATTATGAGGTGAAATTAGCTAGAAAATTTAATTGA